The Planctomycetota bacterium nucleotide sequence GAAATGTCAAAACGCGGTGCCAGCCGGGTCATTTCGAGGATCTTCGTCACGTTCGGATCGGGCGACACCAGCTTGAGCCGACCGAACAGTTCGTCGCAGCGGCCCTGCAGCCAGGCAAGCGCTTCCAATCCGGCGCTGTCGATGAACTCGCAGCCGTTCATGTCGAAAACGAAGTCGACCACGTCCTTGCGTTCGATCATGTCTTCGATGCTGTCCCGCAGGCCGGCGACCTCGTCGGTCACGAGATCACCTTTGATGCTGAAGACGCCGACGCCGTCGTAGTTGTCGAGCTTGAGGGGCATGATCAGGCG carries:
- a CDS encoding STAS domain-containing protein, whose product is MPLKLDNYDGVGVFSIKGDLVTDEVAGLRDSIEDMIERKDVVDFVFDMNGCEFIDSAGLEALAWLQGRCDELFGRLKLVSPDPNVTKILEMTRLAPRFDISHELNTAIKSLR